One window from the genome of Methylophaga thalassica encodes:
- a CDS encoding methanol/ethanol family PQQ-dependent dehydrogenase → MTFLRFLIASAVGIYAGTSQADELQKLQDDPANWVMPAGNYNNQRYSSLKQINKKNINKLNMAWSFSTGVLRGHEGNSLVIDDTLYIHTPFPNIVYALDLNNDGAIKWKYEPKQSYDETVPVMCCDTVNRGLAYADGKIFLNQADTTLVALDMHTGKVVWSDKRDDPRTGATSTGAAFVFKDTVLVGISGSEFGIRGYVQAYDLQGNVKYKAYTTGPDDEMLVDPVKTTSMLKPVGKDSSLKTWQGDQWKIGGGVTWGWFSYDPDLNLFYYGTANPSTWNPVQRPGDNKWTMSLFARDLDSGMAKWIYQMTPHDEWDYDGVNEIILSDQKIKNKLRKTAVHFDRNGFAYTMDRETGELLLAKKFDPSVNWSKGVDLTTGRHDRVQQYSPDFNGEDENTTGICPAALGSKDQQPAAYSPRTGLFYVPTNHVCMDYEPFEVEYVAGQPYVGASLSMYPVDDDPNLGNFIAWDAREGKIVWSNPERFSVWSGALATGSDIVFYGTLEGYLKAVDAQTGRELWRFKTASGIIGNVNTYEHNGKQYVSVISGLGGWAGIGMAMGLKNDADGDGAVGLYKSLSSWTNLGGVLSVFSL, encoded by the coding sequence ATGACATTTCTAAGATTTTTAATTGCTTCTGCAGTCGGAATTTATGCTGGCACCAGCCAAGCTGATGAATTACAAAAACTTCAAGATGATCCGGCCAACTGGGTGATGCCAGCCGGAAATTATAATAACCAACGATACTCATCACTCAAGCAAATCAATAAAAAAAATATTAACAAGCTGAACATGGCCTGGTCTTTTTCGACAGGTGTTTTACGTGGTCATGAAGGCAATTCTCTAGTCATTGACGATACTCTATATATTCATACACCTTTCCCTAATATTGTTTATGCGCTCGATTTAAATAATGACGGTGCTATTAAATGGAAATACGAACCCAAGCAGAGCTATGACGAAACTGTGCCAGTCATGTGCTGTGATACGGTCAACCGAGGCCTGGCTTATGCAGATGGAAAAATATTTCTTAATCAGGCAGATACGACCTTGGTTGCGTTGGATATGCACACAGGTAAAGTCGTTTGGTCTGATAAACGTGATGACCCAAGGACAGGTGCCACCAGTACTGGCGCCGCTTTTGTTTTTAAAGATACGGTTTTAGTCGGCATTTCTGGCAGTGAATTTGGTATTCGTGGTTATGTTCAGGCATATGATTTACAGGGGAATGTGAAGTATAAAGCCTATACCACAGGACCCGATGATGAGATGTTGGTAGATCCTGTAAAAACCACCTCAATGTTGAAACCGGTAGGTAAAGATTCATCTCTGAAAACATGGCAGGGTGATCAATGGAAAATCGGTGGCGGTGTCACATGGGGTTGGTTTTCATACGATCCTGACTTAAATCTGTTCTATTACGGGACAGCAAATCCTTCCACATGGAATCCCGTACAACGACCCGGTGACAATAAGTGGACTATGTCATTGTTTGCCAGAGATTTGGATAGTGGAATGGCAAAGTGGATTTACCAAATGACACCTCATGATGAATGGGATTATGACGGTGTGAATGAAATTATTCTCAGTGATCAGAAAATTAAAAATAAACTACGCAAAACCGCAGTTCACTTTGATAGGAATGGTTTTGCCTACACCATGGATAGAGAAACGGGTGAGTTATTACTGGCGAAGAAATTTGATCCATCTGTGAACTGGTCAAAAGGGGTTGATTTAACCACCGGAAGGCATGACCGTGTTCAACAATATTCGCCCGATTTTAATGGTGAAGATGAGAATACAACGGGTATTTGTCCTGCAGCGTTAGGGTCAAAAGATCAGCAACCGGCGGCTTATTCTCCACGAACCGGTTTGTTTTACGTGCCAACCAATCATGTTTGTATGGATTATGAACCATTTGAAGTCGAGTATGTGGCCGGTCAGCCATATGTTGGAGCCAGCCTGTCAATGTACCCGGTAGATGACGATCCCAACTTAGGTAATTTTATTGCCTGGGATGCCCGTGAAGGCAAGATTGTCTGGTCTAACCCAGAACGTTTTTCTGTCTGGTCAGGTGCTTTGGCGACTGGGTCAGATATTGTTTTTTACGGCACCCTTGAAGGCTACTTAAAAGCGGTGGATGCCCAAACTGGACGCGAGCTTTGGCGTTTTAAGACGGCATCGGGAATCATTGGTAACGTCAATACCTATGAACATAATGGCAAACAATACGTTTCAGTGATATCTGGACTGGGTGGCTGGGCCGGTATTGGTATGGCGATGGGACTAAAAAATGATGCTGATGGCGATGGAGCAGTAGGTTTATACAAATCACTTTCCAGCTGGACAAATCTAGGTGGTGTATTAAGTGTCTTTAGCCTCTAA
- a CDS encoding response regulator, with protein sequence MITVILVDEHHVVRAGIKRLIEEQNDILVIAETNQSDQLPALYEEYQPDVFIIDMNTAYGSTLNRVNELTMTYPSARVMIFSNLPESFFANEAIQSGAKAYIRKTSTTEELLLAIRSVAAGKTYLSVDIAEKLALKNVADEHEPSTILTPREFEIFRLLAEGMEVESIAKELKISLKTMANYQTQLKQKLNIATPIQLVRLALKHHVITLNE encoded by the coding sequence ATGATAACAGTCATTCTGGTTGATGAGCATCATGTTGTACGTGCTGGGATTAAACGTCTAATTGAAGAACAGAATGACATATTAGTGATTGCAGAGACCAACCAGAGTGATCAACTGCCAGCCTTGTATGAAGAGTATCAACCGGATGTATTCATCATTGATATGAATACGGCTTATGGCTCGACCTTAAATAGGGTTAATGAGCTTACAATGACATACCCAAGCGCCCGTGTGATGATATTTTCGAACCTGCCGGAGTCTTTTTTTGCCAATGAAGCTATCCAATCTGGTGCAAAAGCTTACATAAGAAAAACCAGTACAACTGAAGAATTGCTGCTAGCCATTAGAAGTGTCGCTGCAGGCAAAACATATCTGAGTGTGGATATTGCCGAAAAATTGGCATTAAAAAATGTTGCTGATGAGCATGAGCCAAGCACAATACTTACCCCTAGAGAGTTTGAGATTTTTCGTTTACTTGCTGAAGGTATGGAAGTAGAATCCATCGCGAAAGAATTGAAGATCAGCCTCAAAACAATGGCTAATTATCAAACGCAGTTAAAGCAAAAGTTGAATATAGCGACACCCATTCAGTTGGTTCGTTTAGCACTTAAGCATCACGTTATCACCCTAAATGAATAA
- the pqqC gene encoding pyrroloquinoline-quinone synthase PqqC — protein MSEKPAPWTREEFEQTLRDKESLYHINHPFHKLMHAGKLDQKQVQGWVANRFYYQTAIPIKDAAIMANCEDASVRKHWVQRILDHDGYGGEEGGIEAWLQLGEAVGLTREELESHQHVLPGVRFAVDAYVNFARRANWQEAAGSSLTELFAPKIHQARLDNWPDLYPWIDERGYRYFRKRLSEARRDVDHGLQITLDYCDTREKQQRAVDLLQFKLDILWTMLDAMWMAYIEGRPPYYMEVEK, from the coding sequence ATGTCAGAAAAACCAGCACCATGGACACGCGAAGAGTTTGAACAAACATTACGTGATAAAGAGTCGCTGTATCATATCAACCATCCTTTTCATAAATTGATGCATGCAGGCAAGCTGGATCAAAAACAAGTTCAAGGTTGGGTCGCCAATCGCTTCTATTACCAAACGGCGATTCCAATTAAAGACGCAGCTATTATGGCAAATTGCGAAGATGCTTCTGTACGCAAACATTGGGTGCAACGCATACTTGATCATGATGGTTATGGCGGAGAAGAGGGTGGCATTGAAGCTTGGTTGCAACTGGGTGAAGCTGTTGGTTTGACAAGAGAAGAACTGGAATCACATCAACATGTATTGCCAGGTGTTCGCTTTGCTGTAGACGCGTATGTTAATTTCGCACGCCGGGCTAACTGGCAGGAAGCCGCCGGTTCTTCGTTAACAGAGTTATTCGCGCCTAAGATTCATCAGGCGAGATTGGACAACTGGCCAGATTTATATCCCTGGATCGATGAACGTGGTTATCGTTATTTCCGTAAACGTTTAAGTGAAGCGCGTCGTGACGTAGACCATGGTCTGCAAATTACACTTGATTACTGTGATACACGTGAGAAACAACAACGTGCTGTTGATTTATTACAATTCAAGCTTGATATCTTGTGGACCATGTTAGATGCGATGTGGATGGCGTATATTGAAGGACGTCCTCCTTACTATATGGAAGTTGAAAAATGA
- a CDS encoding methanol/ethanol family PQQ-dependent dehydrogenase, which translates to MKLKTLSIAMMSLTAPGLAVADELLEMQKNPNNWVMPAGNYSNTRYSTLTEINKDNVKDLNMAWSFSTGVLRGHEGNALVIDGTMYVHTPFPNIVFALDLNNDGAIKWKYEPKQNYDETVPVMCCDTVNRGLSYGDGKIFLNQADTTLVALNAADGSVVWSDKRDDAKRGATSTAAAHVFKDKVLVGISGGEFGVRGYIKAYSLDGKEQYTAYSTGPDDEMLVDPNKTMSMLKPVGKDSSLKTWQGDQWKIGGGTTWGWYSYDPDLNMFYYGNGNPSTWNPVQRPGDNKWTMSLWGRDLDTGMAKWVYQMTPHDEWDYDGVNEVILAEQKVNGKMHKTAVHFDRNGFGYTMDRVTGELLVAEKYDPAVNWSNGVNLKTGLHDRVAKYSTARNGEDVNTTGICPAALGSKDQQPAAFSPRTGLYYVPTNHVCMDYEPFEVEYVAGQPYVGATLSMYPAPGGTHLGNFIAWDAREGKIVWSNPERFSVWSGALATATDVVFYGTLEGYLKAVDAQTGRELWRFKTASGVIGNVNTYKHDGKQYISVLSGVGGWAGIGMAIPSLENETDGLGAVGAYKSLSSWTNLGGILSVFSL; encoded by the coding sequence ATGAAGCTGAAAACTTTATCAATCGCAATGATGTCATTGACTGCGCCTGGCTTGGCTGTAGCTGATGAATTGCTTGAGATGCAAAAAAATCCGAATAACTGGGTAATGCCAGCAGGTAACTATTCAAATACACGTTACTCAACATTAACTGAAATTAACAAAGATAATGTCAAAGATTTAAACATGGCATGGTCTTTCTCAACGGGTGTTTTACGTGGTCACGAAGGTAACGCTTTGGTTATCGACGGTACTATGTACGTTCACACACCATTTCCAAACATCGTATTCGCATTGGACTTAAATAATGATGGTGCGATCAAATGGAAATATGAACCAAAACAAAACTACGATGAAACAGTGCCTGTTATGTGCTGTGACACGGTTAACCGTGGTTTAAGCTATGGCGATGGCAAAATCTTCCTGAACCAAGCGGATACAACATTAGTTGCTCTGAATGCCGCTGACGGTAGCGTAGTTTGGTCTGACAAACGTGATGATGCAAAACGTGGTGCGACCAGCACTGCAGCGGCTCACGTATTTAAAGATAAAGTTCTGGTGGGTATTTCAGGTGGTGAGTTTGGTGTACGTGGTTATATCAAAGCCTATAGCCTGGATGGTAAAGAACAGTACACGGCATACAGCACGGGTCCTGATGACGAAATGTTAGTTGATCCTAACAAAACCATGTCTATGCTGAAACCAGTTGGCAAAGATTCATCTTTGAAAACCTGGCAAGGTGACCAATGGAAAATTGGTGGTGGTACAACATGGGGTTGGTATTCATACGATCCAGATCTGAACATGTTCTACTACGGTAACGGTAACCCATCAACCTGGAACCCGGTTCAACGTCCTGGTGATAACAAATGGACCATGTCTTTATGGGGTCGTGACTTAGACACTGGTATGGCGAAATGGGTTTACCAAATGACGCCACATGATGAGTGGGACTATGATGGTGTGAATGAAGTCATTCTCGCTGAACAAAAAGTGAATGGTAAAATGCATAAAACCGCTGTCCACTTTGACCGTAACGGTTTTGGTTACACCATGGACCGCGTCACTGGTGAGCTGTTAGTCGCTGAAAAATATGATCCAGCGGTTAACTGGTCAAACGGTGTGAACCTGAAAACTGGTTTACATGACCGTGTAGCGAAATACTCCACTGCACGTAACGGTGAAGACGTTAACACAACAGGTATTTGTCCTGCGGCTTTAGGTTCTAAAGACCAACAGCCAGCGGCATTCTCGCCTCGTACAGGTCTGTACTATGTGCCAACCAACCACGTTTGTATGGACTATGAACCATTTGAAGTGGAATACGTAGCAGGTCAACCATACGTTGGTGCAACATTAAGCATGTATCCCGCACCAGGTGGTACACACTTAGGTAACTTCATCGCTTGGGATGCCCGTGAAGGTAAGATCGTATGGTCAAACCCAGAACGTTTCTCAGTCTGGTCTGGTGCCTTAGCAACAGCGACTGATGTCGTGTTCTACGGTACATTAGAAGGTTACTTGAAAGCCGTTGATGCACAAACAGGTCGTGAGCTGTGGAGATTCAAAACAGCGTCAGGCGTTATCGGTAACGTCAACACCTACAAACATGACGGTAAACAGTATATTTCTGTACTGTCAGGTGTGGGTGGTTGGGCTGGTATCGGTATGGCGATTCCAAGCTTAGAAAACGAAACAGATGGTCTGGGCGCAGTCGGTGCATACAAATCACTGTCTAGCTGGACTAACCTGGGTGGTATTCTGAGCGTATTCAGCCTGTAA
- the pqqB gene encoding pyrroloquinoline quinone biosynthesis protein PqqB, protein MFVHVLGSGAGGGFPQWNCNCTNCKGVREGTIKASPRTQSSIAISANGTDWILFNASPDIKKQLDDFPALQPARQVRDTAISAIVITDAQIDHVTGMLTLREHNKPWDVYTTKAVYEDLTTGFPVFNILGHFRGINHHEIATDESSFTIPSAEGLVFTAVPLKSEAPPYSPHRHNTVPGDNIGMRIEDTRTGKNLFYAPGLGVAEPHVMEYMANADMVLVDGTVWTDDEMSHEGISNKRAQEMGHLDQSSKGGIMEILSGMDKPRKFLIHINNTNPILNEESPQRKTLEAAGIEVSYDGMDIEL, encoded by the coding sequence ATGTTTGTACATGTTTTAGGTTCTGGAGCCGGTGGTGGCTTTCCTCAGTGGAATTGTAATTGCACTAACTGCAAAGGTGTAAGAGAGGGCACAATCAAGGCCAGTCCTCGCACACAATCATCCATTGCTATCAGTGCAAACGGAACAGACTGGATTCTGTTTAATGCTTCACCTGATATCAAAAAACAACTGGATGATTTTCCCGCTTTACAACCTGCCAGACAAGTCAGAGATACCGCTATCTCGGCGATAGTGATCACAGATGCACAGATCGACCATGTCACCGGTATGCTCACCCTTAGAGAACATAATAAGCCATGGGATGTATACACAACCAAGGCTGTTTATGAGGATCTGACCACAGGATTTCCAGTCTTTAATATTCTTGGCCATTTCCGTGGCATTAATCATCATGAAATTGCGACGGATGAATCAAGCTTCACCATCCCCTCAGCAGAGGGATTGGTGTTCACTGCCGTGCCTTTGAAGAGTGAGGCACCTCCTTATTCACCACATCGTCATAATACGGTGCCTGGTGATAATATCGGCATGCGTATCGAAGATACGCGTACCGGCAAAAACTTATTCTATGCACCAGGATTAGGTGTAGCAGAACCGCATGTTATGGAATATATGGCGAATGCTGACATGGTTCTTGTCGACGGTACCGTTTGGACTGATGATGAGATGTCACATGAAGGCATTAGTAATAAACGTGCGCAGGAAATGGGGCATCTCGATCAGTCGAGTAAAGGCGGCATTATGGAGATCCTGAGTGGCATGGATAAACCACGTAAATTCCTGATACATATTAATAATACTAATCCAATACTCAACGAGGAATCACCCCAACGGAAAACGTTGGAAGCGGCTGGAATTGAAGTGTCGTATGACGGCATGGATATCGAGCTTTAA
- the pqqA gene encoding pyrroloquinoline quinone precursor peptide PqqA, whose amino-acid sequence MWTKPEYSDMRFGFEVTMYICNR is encoded by the coding sequence ATGTGGACTAAACCTGAATACTCAGATATGCGTTTTGGTTTTGAAGTAACCATGTACATCTGCAACCGTTAA
- a CDS encoding methanol/ethanol family PQQ-dependent dehydrogenase, which yields MKLKTLSIAMMTLAVPSLAAADELLQMQKDPNNWVMPAGNYNNQRYSELTQINKDNVKDLNMAWSFSTGVLRGHEGNSLVIGDTMYVHTPFPNIVYALDLNSDGAIKWKYEPKQNYDETVPVMCCDTVNRGLSYADGKIFLNQADTTLVALNAEDGKVVWSDKRDDAKRGATSTGAAFVFKDKVLVGISGGEFGVRGYVQAYDLDGNVKYKAYSTGPDDEMLVDPNKTTSMLKPVGKDSSLKTWQGDQWKIGGGTTWGWYSYDPDLNMFYYGSGNPSTWNPVQRPGDNKWSMSLWGRDLDTGMAKWVYQMTPHDEWDYDGINEVVLADQKVKGKMHKTAVHFDRNGFGYTMDRVTGELLVAEKYDPAVNWSNGVNLKTGLHDRVAKYSTARNGEDVNTSGVCPAALGSKDEQPSAYSPRTGLFYVPTNHVCMDYEPFEVEYVAGQPYVGATLSMYPAPGGTHLGNFIAWDAREGKIVWSNPERFSVWSGALATASDVVFYGTLEGYLKAVDAQTGRELWRFKTPSGVIGNVNTYKHDGKQYISVLSGVGGWAGIGMAIPSLENETDGLGAVGAYKSLSSWTNLGGVLSVFSL from the coding sequence ATGAAGCTGAAAACTTTATCAATCGCAATGATGACTTTAGCTGTGCCAAGCTTGGCTGCTGCTGATGAATTATTGCAAATGCAAAAAGATCCGAATAACTGGGTAATGCCAGCAGGTAACTATAACAACCAACGTTACTCTGAATTAACTCAAATCAACAAAGACAATGTTAAAGATTTAAACATGGCATGGTCTTTCTCAACCGGTGTTTTACGTGGTCACGAAGGTAACTCTCTGGTTATCGGTGACACTATGTATGTCCATACTCCTTTCCCAAACATCGTTTATGCGTTGGACTTAAACAGTGACGGTGCGATCAAATGGAAATATGAGCCAAAACAAAACTACGATGAAACAGTACCTGTTATGTGCTGTGACACGGTTAACCGTGGTTTAAGCTATGCAGACGGCAAAATCTTCCTGAACCAAGCCGATACAACACTTGTTGCATTAAATGCTGAAGACGGCAAAGTGGTTTGGTCTGATAAACGTGATGATGCTAAACGTGGTGCAACAAGCACGGGTGCTGCATTTGTATTCAAAGATAAAGTGTTAGTCGGTATCTCAGGTGGTGAGTTTGGTGTACGTGGTTACGTTCAAGCCTATGACTTAGATGGTAACGTTAAATACAAAGCCTACAGCACGGGTCCTGATGATGAAATGTTAGTTGATCCTAACAAAACAACGTCTATGCTGAAGCCGGTTGGCAAAGATTCATCTTTGAAAACCTGGCAAGGTGACCAATGGAAAATTGGTGGTGGTACAACATGGGGTTGGTATTCATACGATCCAGATCTGAACATGTTCTACTATGGTTCAGGTAACCCATCTACCTGGAACCCGGTTCAACGTCCTGGTGACAACAAATGGTCAATGTCTCTATGGGGTCGTGACTTAGACACCGGTATGGCGAAATGGGTTTACCAAATGACACCACATGATGAGTGGGATTATGATGGTATCAACGAAGTTGTACTTGCTGATCAAAAAGTGAAAGGCAAAATGCATAAAACTGCTGTCCACTTTGACCGTAACGGTTTTGGTTACACCATGGACCGCGTCACGGGTGAACTGTTAGTGGCTGAAAAATATGATCCAGCGGTTAACTGGTCAAACGGTGTGAACCTGAAAACCGGTTTACATGATCGTGTAGCGAAATACTCTACTGCACGTAACGGTGAAGATGTGAATACATCTGGCGTATGCCCTGCAGCATTGGGTTCTAAAGATGAGCAACCTTCAGCGTATTCTCCACGCACAGGTCTGTTCTACGTGCCAACCAACCATGTATGTATGGACTATGAACCATTTGAAGTGGAATATGTAGCAGGTCAACCATACGTTGGTGCAACATTAAGCATGTACCCCGCACCAGGTGGTACACACTTAGGTAACTTTATCGCTTGGGATGCCCGTGAAGGTAAGATCGTATGGTCAAACCCAGAACGTTTCTCAGTCTGGTCTGGTGCCTTAGCAACCGCTTCTGACGTCGTCTTCTACGGTACATTAGAAGGTTACCTGAAAGCCGTTGATGCGCAAACAGGTCGTGAGCTGTGGAGATTCAAAACTCCATCAGGCGTTATCGGTAACGTCAACACCTACAAACATGACGGTAAACAGTATATTTCTGTACTGTCAGGTGTCGGTGGTTGGGCTGGTATCGGTATGGCGATCCCAAGCTTAGAAAACGAAACAGATGGTCTAGGCGCAGTCGGTGCATATAAATCACTGTCTAGCTGGACTAACCTGGGTGGTGTTCTGAGCGTATTCAGCCTGTAA